The Tautonia plasticadhaerens nucleotide sequence CGGACTTGAGCGTTCCCTGCCCAGGGCGGTCGGTCGGTCTGAGAGCGAGAACCGCCTGCCCCGATCGGCCCCCTGGACGACGAGCAACGAGGCCACGGTGATCCTCTCCCAGGGCTCGGGCGGGACCGACCGGGCCTCCCGGCCACCTGCCCAGGGGTCAGGCTATCCCGCCGTCCTCATGGCCGTCAACCCGGCCGGAGGGCGTCGGAGTCCCGTCGGCGTCGATCGACTTGTCGCGGACAGGTCCCCGGATTCTAATTGGGGAGGCCGCCGGAACGTTCCCGGCTGATCGGGCTGCCGATCCCGTTGCGTTGCCCCCGACCGATCCCCCACGAGGTCTCTCCCCGATGGAGTGCCCCCCGATCGCCCGAGTCCGTCAGTCGATTCCGCAATCCCGCGTCGAGGACGTCCCCGGCACGGTCCGCCGCCGGATCCGGGAGAGCCGGATCGCCGATCGGGTCCTGGTGGGGGGGAGGGTGGCCGTCGGGGTCGGCAGCCGGGGGATCGCCGCGATCCCGGCCATCGCCCGGGCCGCTGTCGACGAGCTGAGGGCGATGGGCTTCCGCCCGTTCATCGTCTCGGCGATGGGGAGCCACGGCGGCGCGACCGCGGAGGGTCAGCGCGAACTGCTCGCCGGCTACGGCATCACCCCGGAACGCATGGGGGTCGAGGTCCGTACCGAGATGGATGCCGTCGTGCTCGGCACCAGCCCCGTCGGGCTGCCCATCTACTTCGACCGGAATGCCTACGAAGCCGACGGGATCGTCCTGCTCAACCGGGTGAAGCCGCACACCGACTTCACCTCCGAGTACGAGTCCGGCATCCTGAAGATGATGGTCATCGGCCTGGGCAAGCGCGAGGGGGCCTCCCAGATCCACACGCTCGGCCTCGTCGGGATGCGGGAGGTCCTGCCCGCCGTCGGCAAATTCCTGGTCGAGCACACGAAGTTCGCCCTCGGCCTGGCGATCCTGGAGAACGCCGAGGAGCAGCCCGCGGAGATCATCGCCGTCGAGCCCGACACCATCCTGGATGTCGAGCCCGTCCTGCTCCGGCGCGCCAGGGAGATCATGGGCAGACTGCCGTTCGACCAGATCGACGTCCTCGTCGTCGGCGAGATCGGCAAGAACTACTCCGGAGCGGGCATGGATCCTAACGTCATCGGCCGCCTGATGGTCGAGACCATGCCCGACTTCGAGCGCCCGAAGGTCACCCGGCTCGCCGTCCTGGACGTCTCCGAGGAGAGCCACGGCAACATCGTCGGCATCGGCTTCGCCGACCTGGCGACGGAGCGGATCGTCGAGAAAATGGATCCCGAACCGTTCCGGATCAACGTCTTGACCTCGTGCTTCCTGGAGCGTGCCCGGATCCCGATCACCCTGCCCACCGACCGGGACGTCCTCCGAGTCAGCCTCGAGACTTGCTGGCGCATCCGCCCCGAAGAGGCGCGGCTCGTCCTGATCCCGAACACCCTGGAGGTGGACACTCTCTGGGTCTCCCCGGCGATGAAGGCCGACGTCGAGTCCCACCCCCATCTCGAATTCGAGACCGAATTCCTGGAGGTCCCCTTCGACCCCTCCGGCTCGATTGATCAGGAGCAGCTCTTCCCGAGATCCGTCCGAGGCCGACGTGCCTCCGGCGCCTACGGTGGCCACTGATCCTGGCCGAGCGATCGAAGGGTGGGGGAGGGAGCCCCGGGCTATTCGATCGTCTTGATGAATTCGATCAACGCCCGCCGTTCCTCTCCCAGAAAGTCTCGGTACGCTCCGTCCTGCCCGGTGGTTTGCGTGAACCGGGGGCCGGAGTGGCCTAGGTTCGAGTTGCCAGCCAGGTGTGACCCGTCGGACTGCTCGGATCGGAATTCGAAGCGTCTCTGCCCTGGCCCGGTCTCGAACCCGACCCGGACCGGGTCGAAGCGACGGCTGCCGAGGTAGAACGAATCGACCCGGTCCTCCTCCGGGAGGAGCATCTGCTCCAGGTTCGGGACCGAGCCGTTGTGGAGGTAGGGGGCGGTGGCCCAGGCCCCATCCAGCGGGCGAGATTTATAGCCCCGACCGCCGAGCGGGGGCGCGCCGGCCGCGCGCCGGAATCCCCCGAGCTGCGCCAGCCTCCTCTGGAATTCTTCGGAGCCTGGCGTGAGCCCCTGTTCCGCCAGCGTCCGACCGATGACCTGCCGGACGACCGCCTGCAGGAGTGCGGGGCGTGGAACCTGGTCGTCCCGACCGGCACTGACCAGGTCCGCCAGCGAGTCGGCGGACGATTTCGCCCCGAAGTTCATCAGAAACTTCGGGTCGGTTCTCAATACCTCGAGCGGGGTGGCGACGACCCGGATGACGTTCGGGTCCAGCTCGCTAGCGACGTCCAGGTTCTGGGGGAACCGCCCGTCCGGGTCCCTCAAGGCGTGACACGCCACGCAATTCGACCGATACAGCTTCTCCCCCCTGGCGGCGAGCCCTGGATCGATGGTGTAGGGTCCTCCCAGGTGCTCCGGCCACCTCGGTGATCGCAACCCCTTGACCCACTCCTCCAGCTCATGGAGCTGGTCGAGCCGGACCGAGGAGGTGAACCGATCCGGTCCGGGGGCGAACCGGGCCTGCGCGAAGACGCCGAGCACCTCGCCGACGTTCCTCCCGAGCGGGTTGCCCGCCGAGGCGGCTCATCAACCCGGAGGGCGGGGCTTCACCGCTCCGCCGCGCAGGCCCGGGGGGAGTTCGACTTCGGGGTCGAGCAGCGAAGGGATCGGGGCCGGGGGACCGGTTGCCCGGAGGACTGGGAGGGGGGTCACGATCCGATCGGGCACCTCCTCCCCGGCGTCGAGGTCGAGGACGGTCCGGACGGCATAAATGCCCAGCACCTGCTCGTCGGCGAAGGCGACGGCCGACACGAAATCGGACTTCACGAATTCGAGCTGGTTCGAGTTGATCACGAATCCGGCGATGACGAACCGGTCCGCATCGGTCCCCTCGTTCCTGACGGAGAGCGCGGAGATCAGGCTCGCGTCGTCGCCGGCCAGCACCATCGACAGCCCCGGATGGGAGGCCCGAAGCCCCCGGATCGCTTCGGTCCTGGCCGGCTCGTCGGTCGGCGCCGCGAACGGTTCATCCCCGATCAGCTCGATCCCCGCCTCTCTCGCCGCTTCGAACAGGACGCCAGCCCGCTGATTCGCCTCGGGGAAGTCCGGGATGAACGCGACCAGTGCCGGCCCCGAGGCCGGCTTGCCGAGCTTCGACGCGTCCTCGACCGCCGCCGCCACCAGCTCCCCCGCCGCCGTCCCCAGTTCCCCCCGGACGACCGCCGGCACCGGATCCCCCTCGATCGTCGAGGGCTCCAGCAGGGTGACGACGGCCACGCCCCTGACTCTTGCCT carries:
- a CDS encoding lactate racemase domain-containing protein, encoding MECPPIARVRQSIPQSRVEDVPGTVRRRIRESRIADRVLVGGRVAVGVGSRGIAAIPAIARAAVDELRAMGFRPFIVSAMGSHGGATAEGQRELLAGYGITPERMGVEVRTEMDAVVLGTSPVGLPIYFDRNAYEADGIVLLNRVKPHTDFTSEYESGILKMMVIGLGKREGASQIHTLGLVGMREVLPAVGKFLVEHTKFALGLAILENAEEQPAEIIAVEPDTILDVEPVLLRRAREIMGRLPFDQIDVLVVGEIGKNYSGAGMDPNVIGRLMVETMPDFERPKVTRLAVLDVSEESHGNIVGIGFADLATERIVEKMDPEPFRINVLTSCFLERARIPITLPTDRDVLRVSLETCWRIRPEEARLVLIPNTLEVDTLWVSPAMKADVESHPHLEFETEFLEVPFDPSGSIDQEQLFPRSVRGRRASGAYGGH
- a CDS encoding sugar ABC transporter substrate-binding protein, with protein sequence MTRSVVTIPAGLAISLMLLVGCGESGPAEKAPGGDQEVASLADLVGPPAASVGARRITMILPSESDPRHEIWEEAARRESARLGVVFSSRIPAEGERVADLLLRSIREGGSALIVVSDEGGGLGSASAEARVRGVAVVTLLEPSTIEGDPVPAVVRGELGTAAGELVAAAVEDASKLGKPASGPALVAFIPDFPEANQRAGVLFEAAREAGIELIGDEPFAAPTDEPARTEAIRGLRASHPGLSMVLAGDDASLISALSVRNEGTDADRFVIAGFVINSNQLEFVKSDFVSAVAFADEQVLGIYAVRTVLDLDAGEEVPDRIVTPLPVLRATGPPAPIPSLLDPEVELPPGLRGGAVKPRPPG